In Saccharothrix violaceirubra, the following are encoded in one genomic region:
- a CDS encoding zinc-binding dehydrogenase, with the protein MYAIRQHEFGDVDTLRHEEVPDPVPGAGQVRVTVGAAGVHLLDTSLRRGERGGPFPLPDLPLVPGREVAGVVSALGPDVPDNWLGRRVVAHLGQAHGGYAEQAAANVASLHEVPDHVSDERAVAMIGTGRTAFGVLRIAAPTADDVVLVTAAAGGLGSLFVQELKALGATVVGVASTAKLDLVRELGADHVVDYTAPGWDDEVRAEVGEVSLVLDGVGGDAGKAGLDLLGVGGRTVLFGWSSGTPTPVGTADLYRLGIGADVAVGPRIVKGTNLRELETLALDALASGRLTPRTTAFPLADAGRAHTALENRETVGKVVLRP; encoded by the coding sequence GTGTACGCGATCCGACAGCACGAATTCGGCGATGTCGACACTCTGCGTCACGAAGAGGTACCCGATCCAGTACCGGGTGCGGGCCAGGTGCGGGTGACGGTGGGGGCCGCCGGCGTCCACCTGCTCGACACCTCGCTGCGGCGCGGCGAGCGGGGCGGCCCGTTCCCGCTGCCGGACCTGCCGCTGGTCCCCGGCCGCGAGGTCGCGGGCGTGGTGAGCGCGCTGGGTCCGGACGTGCCGGACAACTGGCTGGGCCGGCGGGTCGTCGCGCACCTCGGCCAGGCGCACGGCGGCTACGCGGAACAGGCCGCGGCGAACGTCGCGAGCCTGCACGAGGTGCCCGACCACGTGTCCGACGAGCGGGCCGTGGCCATGATCGGCACCGGGCGCACCGCGTTCGGCGTCCTGCGGATCGCCGCGCCGACGGCCGACGACGTGGTGCTGGTGACGGCCGCGGCGGGCGGGCTCGGCTCGTTGTTCGTGCAGGAACTCAAGGCGCTCGGCGCGACGGTGGTGGGCGTCGCGAGCACGGCCAAGCTCGACCTGGTCCGGGAACTGGGCGCCGACCACGTGGTCGACTACACCGCGCCGGGCTGGGACGACGAGGTGCGCGCCGAGGTCGGCGAGGTGTCGCTGGTCCTCGACGGCGTCGGCGGCGACGCCGGGAAGGCCGGGCTGGACCTGCTCGGCGTCGGCGGCCGGACCGTCCTGTTCGGCTGGTCGTCCGGCACGCCGACGCCCGTCGGCACCGCCGACCTGTACCGCCTGGGCATCGGTGCCGACGTGGCCGTCGGTCCGCGCATCGTCAAGGGGACGAACCTGCGGGAACTGGAGACCCTGGCGTTGGACGCGCTCGCCTCCGGCCGGCTCACGCCGCGCACCACGGCGTTCCCGTTGGCGGACGCGGGAAGGGCGCACACGGCGCTGGAGAACCGGGAGACGGTCGGCAAGGTCGTGCTGCGGCCGTGA
- a CDS encoding WhiB family transcriptional regulator: MTSTARLPKPVTDVWDWQKEGLCRGRDSAVFFHPDNERGSARASRENNAKELCARCPVLDRCREHALAVQEPYGVWGGMGEDERRRIIAARRRAAA, from the coding sequence ATGACCAGCACCGCTCGTCTGCCGAAGCCGGTCACAGATGTGTGGGATTGGCAGAAGGAAGGTCTCTGCCGCGGCCGTGACAGCGCGGTGTTCTTCCACCCGGACAACGAACGCGGCTCCGCTCGTGCCTCGCGCGAGAACAACGCCAAGGAACTGTGTGCCCGGTGCCCGGTCCTCGACCGGTGCCGTGAGCACGCCCTGGCCGTGCAGGAGCCTTACGGCGTCTGGGGCGGCATGGGCGAGGACGAGCGGCGACGCATCATCGCCGCCCGCCGCCGTGCCGCCGCGTGA
- a CDS encoding DUF4383 domain-containing protein, translated as MTHPTTRGRVKVAGLQPAQVLAGLVGVFFLVAGVAGFVRTGFADFDRHEVLLGLTVNPLHNVVHLAFGVLGLLMATGSGLSRLYGWILFVAYGVVLVWGLMLVGVVAVNPVARLGDPLALDVRANWLHLGFTALGLLIAVLPARHRIVVPEETVVAPPRDESIREPHVPDPRVETPDPTVTTRPTRPIDPAVAERHQARHAR; from the coding sequence ATGACCCACCCGACCACTCGCGGTCGCGTCAAGGTCGCGGGACTCCAGCCCGCCCAGGTCCTCGCGGGCCTGGTCGGCGTGTTCTTCCTCGTCGCGGGCGTGGCGGGCTTCGTCCGCACCGGCTTCGCCGACTTCGACCGGCACGAGGTGCTGCTGGGGCTGACGGTGAACCCCCTGCACAACGTCGTGCACCTCGCGTTCGGCGTGCTCGGCCTGCTGATGGCGACCGGCTCGGGCCTGTCCCGGCTCTACGGCTGGATCCTGTTCGTCGCCTACGGCGTCGTCCTGGTGTGGGGCCTGATGCTGGTCGGCGTCGTCGCGGTGAACCCGGTCGCGCGACTCGGCGACCCGTTGGCCCTCGACGTGCGCGCGAACTGGCTGCACCTCGGCTTCACCGCGCTGGGCCTGCTGATCGCGGTGCTGCCCGCGCGCCACCGGATCGTCGTCCCGGAGGAGACCGTCGTCGCGCCGCCGCGCGACGAGAGCATCCGCGAGCCGCACGTGCCCGACCCGCGCGTCGAAACCCCCGACCCGACCGTCACGACGCGCCCGACCCGGCCCATCGACCCGGCCGTCGCCGAACGCCACCAGGCGCGGCACGCCCGGTAG
- a CDS encoding M50 family metallopeptidase has protein sequence MSTIALWAPAALALVLVITPGPWRLSRNVITIAHEAGHALTALLTGRRLTGIKLHSDTSGVTVSRGRPAGPGMVATAFTGYVTPSLLGLGAAALATADQIRPLLLGTVVLLGLMLIMIRNVFGVLSVVVTGGIVFAVFWFGGRDVRVAFALFIAWFLLLGGVRPIGELQRKRARGRARDSDADQLGRLTGVPGLVWVAVFAAVALGCLFLGGRLLLPDLMLPG, from the coding sequence ATGTCGACGATCGCCCTCTGGGCTCCCGCCGCGCTCGCCCTGGTCCTCGTGATCACGCCCGGCCCCTGGCGACTGAGCCGCAACGTGATCACGATCGCGCACGAGGCCGGCCACGCGCTCACCGCGCTGCTCACCGGCCGCCGGCTGACCGGGATCAAGCTGCACTCGGACACCTCGGGCGTGACGGTCTCGCGCGGCCGGCCGGCCGGACCGGGCATGGTCGCCACCGCGTTCACGGGCTACGTGACGCCGTCGCTGCTCGGTCTCGGTGCCGCGGCCCTGGCCACCGCCGATCAGATCCGGCCGCTGCTGTTGGGCACCGTCGTGCTGCTCGGCCTCATGCTGATCATGATCCGCAACGTGTTCGGCGTGCTGTCCGTCGTCGTCACCGGCGGCATCGTGTTCGCCGTGTTCTGGTTCGGCGGTCGGGACGTGCGGGTCGCGTTCGCGTTGTTCATCGCGTGGTTCCTGCTGCTGGGCGGTGTCCGGCCGATCGGGGAGCTGCAACGCAAGCGCGCCCGCGGCCGGGCCCGCGACTCCGACGCCGACCAGCTCGGCCGCCTGACCGGCGTGCCCGGTCTGGTCTGGGTGGCGGTGTTCGCGGCCGTGGCGCTGGGCTGCCTGTTCCTCGGCGGCCGGCTGCTGCTGCCGGATCTCATGCTGCCGGGCTGA